The following proteins are co-located in the Mercenaria mercenaria strain notata unplaced genomic scaffold, MADL_Memer_1 contig_137, whole genome shotgun sequence genome:
- the LOC128551628 gene encoding uncharacterized protein LOC128551628 — protein sequence MSSNSETVNWTKGCTGLTVTKIGLSKYIIDTWKAHLLTWKEKELSHLPEFFEDVDEGSIIYQKGTGNKKGCWIIKCQCQSGLCQKILDRLRDLHGHESRKIVWKTMPEEQSDQTASDKKKQLWQLTLPTAYPFVSEYCRVCSICKSIDCPFERHRNGVPLFDYTRSNSIDSHFLPFTSTSIFQRRERIVDEYYWKIANMFMFRGTERNEIPNTGPEDTDTALVFKMMKYCKLFSLDGDEAQDEVYDDLLEVRNFLMHTTDNRLSDEALEECFTRMKTVLETEKFSDTFSTKAVAELSMLKSMSIYLTTLTSEEADIVKQAFAEQQSALKYDIHITRQLKNDYVLEGLLKVSVEKCKEYTQKYEQETKNNPVERHSEEHRNPNKVILCLLS from the exons ATGTCATCTAATAGTGAAACGGTTAACTGGACTAAAGGATGTACAGGACTGACTGTCACAAAGATTGGTCTCTCCAAATACATAATTGATACATGGAAAGCTCATTTGCTTACTTGGAAAGAAAAAGAACTTTCTCATCTTCCCGAGTTCTTTGAAGACGTAGATGAAGGaagtataatttatcaaaaaggGACAGGAAATAAAAAAGGGTGTTGGATAATTAAGTGCCAATGTCAGTCAGGATTGTGTCAAAAAATCCTTGACCGGTTGCGTGATTTACACGGACATGAGTCAAGAAAAATCGTTTGGAAAACAATGCCAGAAGAACAGTCGGACCAAACGGCGTCGgacaaaaagaaacaactttGGCAACTTACATTGCCTACGGCTTACCCGTTTGTCTCAGAATACTGTAGAGTCTGCAGTATATGTAAAAGTATTGATTGCCCATTTGAACGGCATCGCAACGGCGTACCTTTGTTTGACTATACACGATCGAATAGTATCGATTCACATTTCTTGCCTTTTACAAGTACTAGTATTTTCCAAAGAAGAGAGAGAATTGTCGACGAATATTACTGGAAGATTgcaaacatgtttatgtttagaGGAACGGAGAGAAACGAAATTCCCAATACCGGACCTGAAGATACAGACACTGCGCTAGTTTTCAAGATGATGAAATACTGCAAACTGTTCTCACTGGATGGAGACGAAGCACAGGATGAAGTTTACGATGAT ttaCTTGAAGTAAGAAACTTCCTGATGCACACCACAGATAATCGTTTGTCTGACGAAGCTTTGGAAGAATGTTTCACTCGTATGAAAACAGTATTGGAGACGGAAAAGTTTAGTGACACGTTCAGTACAAAAGCAGTTGCGGAGTTGTCAATG CTTAAATCAATGTCGATATATTTAACAACGTTAACATCGGAAGAAGCAGACATTGTGAAACAGGCTTTTGCCGAACAACAGTCTGCTTTGAAATATGATATCCATATCACCAGACAACTGAAAAATGACTACGTGTTAGAGGGACTCTTGAAAGTTAGCGTTGAAAAATGCAAGGAATACACACAGAAATATGAGCAG GAGACCAAAAACAACCCAGTAGAACGACATTCAGAAGAACATAGAAATCCAAACAAGGTAATACTATGTTTGTTATCTTAG